Proteins from a genomic interval of Lolium perenne isolate Kyuss_39 chromosome 1, Kyuss_2.0, whole genome shotgun sequence:
- the LOC127316031 gene encoding serine/threonine-protein kinase-like protein At1g28390 translates to MGYLSCRADSSAATCRSITAISPLPIISRRSAGARAAAALSPALPEIERFSYADLEAATSHFADAALLGRGSHGAVYKAVLPSGRAVAVKRPSPRRAEVDNEIRILSSLRGPRLVNLLGYSDPGPDDPRARPRLLVVEYMPNGTLYDLLHPSPSPSPSSSARRPPGWPRRLRLALQTARALRALHHDADPAVIHRDVKSANVLLDANLDAHLGDFGLALRVSSTTNAAATPTPAPAGTLGYLDPAYVTPDSLSTKTDVFSFGILLLEIISGRKAIDVQYSPPSVVEWAVPLLRKGKVVSLFDPRVAPPRDPVARRDLAVLAASCVRSNRDRRPSMSDIVDRLSALSKVVSAKAWKNGMSVVGNPCAIVDVQKTVSKRAAAASKQESTSAVAFDDDDKESDATLEELVPLVGARKPPRPLKNNGKVFSEAGDRERRNLLELMARIDGVAGQRFGITRARTVRGAGDLIEKDAVLILRRNQTVKVVESEALSKAERVPRFDANIKHKSAVKEQEKAGKIQDKVDEIQEKAASREEKAGKIQDKVDEIQEKAAAKEQEKAGKFQDKVDGIQEKSKKIQEKLDDIDKAESIKEKTGQILDKAEKSQSTPAKIQENERKVQVHTELVKTNAEKIQDYVEKIQDNAEKIQCKLGES, encoded by the coding sequence ATGGGCTACCTCTCCTGCCGGGCGGACTCGTCCGCGGCGACGTGCCGTTCCATCACCGCCATCTCGCCGCTCCCAATCATCTCGCGCCGCTCGGCAGGGgcccgcgcggcggcggcgctgtctCCCGCCCTGCCGGAGATCGAGCGCTTCTCCTACGCTGACCTGGAGGCGGCCACTTCCCACTTCGCCGACGCGGCCCTGCTCGGCCGCGGCAGCCACGGGGCCGTCTACAAGGCCGTGCTCCCCTCGGGCCGCGCCGTCGCCGTCAAGCGCCCCTCCCCGCGCCGCGCCGAGGTGGACAACGAGATCCGCATCCTCTCCTCCCTCCGCGGCCCGCGCCTCGTCAACCTGCTCGGCTACTCCGACCCGGGCCCCGACGACCCGCGCGCGCGCCCCCGCCTGCTCGTCGTCGAGTACATGCCCAACGGCACGCTCTACGACCTCCTccacccctccccctccccctccccctcctcctccgcgcGCCGCCCGCCCGGCTggccccgccgcctccgcctcgcgCTGCAGACCGCGAGGGCACTACGCGCGCTCCACCACGACGCCGACCCCGCCGTCATCCACCGCGACGTCAAGTCCGCCAACGTCCTCCTCGACGCCAACCTCGACGCCCACCTCGGCGACTTCGGCCTCGCCCTCCGCGTCTCCAGCACCACCAATGCCGCCGCCACGCCCACGCCGGCCCCCGCCGGCACGCTCGGCTACCTCGACCCGGCCTACGTCACGCCCGACAGCCTCAGCACCAAGACCGACGTCTTCAGCTTCGGGATCCTGCTGCTCGAGATCATCAGCGGCCGCAAGGCCATCGACGTGCAGTACTCGCCGCCCTCCGTCGTCGAGTGGGCCGTGCCGCTCCTCCGCAAGGGCAAGGTCGTCTCCCTCTTCGACCCGCGCGTGGCGCCGCCGCGCGACCCCGTCGCCCGGAGGGACCTCGCCGTGCTGGCCGCGAGCTGCGTGCGCTCCAACAGGGACCGCCGGCCTTCCATGTCCGACATTGTCGACCGGCTCAGTGCCCTCAGCAAGGTGGTGTCGGCCAAGGCGTGGAAGAACGGGATGTCGGTGGTGGGGAACCCCTGCGCCATCGTTGATGTGCAGAAGACCGTCTCGAAGCGGGCGGCTGCTGCGTCAAAGCAGGAATCGACTTCAGCGGTGGCGTTTGATGACGACGACAAGGAGTCGGATGCAACCCTAGAGGAGCTGGTGCCGTTGGTGGGTGCCAGGAAACCGCCGCGGCCACTGAAGAACAACGGAAAGGTGTTCTCTGAGGCTGGTGATCGGGAGAGGAGAAATCTCCTGGAGCTCATGGCTCGGATCGACGGCGTTGCTGGCCAAAGATTTGGCATTACTCGGGCAAGAACGGTGCGCGGCGCCGGTGATCTTATTGAAAAGGATGCAGTATTGATTCTCAGGAGGAACCAAACTGTAAAAGTGGTTGAATCAGAGGCACTTAGTAAAGCTGAGAGGGTGCCACGTTTTGATGCAAACATCAAGCACAAATCAGCGGTGAAAGAACAAGAGAAGGCGGGGAAAATCCAAGATAAGGTGGATGAAATCCAAGAGAAAGCAGCGTCGAGGGAAGAGAAGGCAGGGAAAATCCAAGACAAGGTGGATGAAATCCAAGAGAAGGCAGCGGCGAAAGAACAAGAGAAGGCAGGGAAATTCCAAGACAAGGTGGATGGAATCCAAGAGAAATCAAAGAAAATACAAGAAAagctagatgatattgataaggcTGAAAGTATCAAAGAAAAGACGGGTCAAATCCTTGACAAAGCTGAGAAAAGCCAATCCACACCAGCGAAAATCCAAGAAAATGAAAGAAAAGTCCAAGTGCATACAGAGTTAGTCAAAACCAATGCGGAGAAGATCCAAGACTATGTGGAGAAGATCCAAGACAATGCGGAGAAAATCCAATGCAAGTTGGGAGAAAGTTAA